Genomic window (candidate division KSB1 bacterium):
GCTGGCAGAGCGGCGGACTCATAATCCGTTGGTCGCAGGTTCGATCCCTGCAGGGCCCACTGGTGGCGCGAGAGGTCGCGCCTTTTTTATTTTCGGCGGGACAAGTCTTGCGCCATCTCCAGAGTTCCGGGTGTGGCGCTGAGGTCAGGGCGCTCTGTCCACCGTGAACTCATCGAGGATGGATCCGTCGTGGCGGATGGCTCGGAAATGGATGCGTGTCGAATCGACGTCCAGTAGGCAGAAGTGGTAGGCGAACTCTTGCCGATCGATCTCGGGCCAATCGCGATATCTCAGGTTGTCGAGCTCAGCTCCTCCCCCTCCGGTGATGACGAGGTAGGTCCCCTCTGCCCTCGGCATACGCCCCCTCTCGTAATCATGGGTATGCCCGCTGAAGACGAAGGAGACCCTGTAGTCTGCAAGGACCGGCATCAGCTTTTCCCGGAGCAACGGTTCACCATCGTAGTAGCCACCCCAGTCCCAGGCTTCGGAATAGGGAGGATGGTGAAGAAAGACAAAGCGCCAGTCCGCCTTTCTGGACGCCTCAGACCCAAGGTCTTCCAAGAGCCACGCAAATTGCTGCCGGCCCAGGGGCACGCCTCCTTCTGCCGGCCGGTTGCTGTCCAGGATGATAAAGTGGCACCCTGCGTAGTCGAAGGAAAAGTAGTACTCGTTTCCGGGGTGGCTGACATAGACCTCGAAAGGAGGCACCGGTTTTCCGTAGCCGAAGCCGCCGTATTCGTGGTTGCCGATCGCAATATAGGAGGGAGCGGAGGCCAGGAGGCCGCGCGCGGGGAGAAAATACATCTGTGTCCACTCGTCCCAGTTGGCGCCGTGCCCTACCACGTCTCCTACGTGGATTGCCAGATCGGGACAATGTTCGGAGATCCGGCGCGCGACGGTTTCGTGCATTCGGGGATCACTGCGACTGTCGCCCCATACAGCAAGTCGGAACGGTCTTCGGTGTATAGGGGCTGACCGGAAATGGCGCAGAGCGGAGATGGCTTTT
Coding sequences:
- a CDS encoding metallophosphoesterase family protein, with the translated sequence VGPHQITVMWETPVACRGRVWYREESEGRWRKAEEASTRRVHELTLRNLKPDTRYSYCAQNGKAISALRHFRSAPIHRRPFRLAVWGDSRSDPRMHETVARRISEHCPDLAIHVGDVVGHGANWDEWTQMYFLPARGLLASAPSYIAIGNHEYGGFGYGKPVPPFEVYVSHPGNEYYFSFDYAGCHFIILDSNRPAEGGVPLGRQQFAWLLEDLGSEASRKADWRFVFLHHPPYSEAWDWGGYYDGEPLLREKLMPVLADYRVSFVFSGHTHDYERGRMPRAEGTYLVITGGGGAELDNLRYRDWPEIDRQEFAYHFCLLDVDSTRIHFRAIRHDGSILDEFTVDRAP